A single genomic interval of Meles meles chromosome 9, mMelMel3.1 paternal haplotype, whole genome shotgun sequence harbors:
- the INHBB gene encoding inhibin beta B chain, with the protein MDGLPGRALGAACLLLLAAGWLGPEAWGSPTPPPSPAAPPPPPPPGAPGGSQDTCTSCGGFRRPEELGRVDGDFLEAVKRHILSRLQMRGRPNITHAVPKAAMVTALRKLHAGKVREDGRVEIPHLDGHASPGADGQERVSEIISFAETDGLASSRVRLYFFISNEGNQNLFVAQASLWLYLKLLPYVLEKGSRRKVRVKVYFQEQGHGDRWDVVEKKVDLKRSGWHTFPLTEAIQALFERGERRLTLDVQCDGCPELAVVPVFVDPGEESHRPFVVVQARLGDSRHRIRKRGLECDGRTNLCCRQQFFIDFRLIGWNDWIIAPTGYYGNYCEGSCPAYLAGVPGSASSFHTAVVNQYRMRGLNPGTVNSCCIPTKLSTMSMLYFDDEYNIVKRDVPNMIVEECGCA; encoded by the exons ATGGACGGGCTGCCCGGTCGGGCGCTGGGGGCCGCCTGCCTTTTGCTGCTGGCGGCCGGCTGGCTGGGGCCCGAGGCCTGGGGCTCGCCCACGCCCCCTCCGTCTCCTGCCGCGCCGCcaccgcccccgccgcccggAGCCCCCGGCGGCTCGCAGGACACCTGCACGTCGTGCGGCGGCTTCCGGCGGCCGGAGGAGCTGGGCCGGGTGGACGGGGACTTCCTGGAGGCGGTGAAGCGGCACATCTTGAGCCGCCTGCAGATGCGGGGCCGGCCCAACATCACGCATGCCGTGCCCAAGGCCGCCATGGTCACGGCCCTGCGCAAGCTGCACGCGGGCAAGGTGCGCGAAGACGGCCGCGTGGAGATCCCGCACCTCGACGGCCACGCCAGCCCGGGCGCAGACGGCCAGGAGCGCGTCTCGGAGATCATCAGCTTCGCCGAGACAG ATGGCCTCGCCTCCTCCCGCGTCCGTCTGTACTTCTTCATCTCCAATGAAGGCAACCAGAACCTGTTTGTGGCGCAGGCCAGCCTGTGGCTGTACCTGAAGCTCCTGCCCTATGTCCTGGAGAAGGGCAGCCGCAGGAAGGTGCGGGTCAAGGTATACTTCCAGGAGCAGGGCCACGGCGACCGGTGGGACGTGGTAGAGAAGAAGGTGGACCTCAAGCGCAGCGGCTGGCACACCTTCCCGCTCACCGAGGCCATCCAGGCCTTGTTTGAGCGCGGCGAGCGGCGGCTCACCCTGGACGTGCAGTGCGATGGCTGCCCGGAGCTGGCCGTGGTGCCCGTGTTCGTGGACCCGGGCGAGGAGTCGCACCGGCCCTTCGTGGTGGTTCAGGCCCGCCTGGGGGACAGCAGGCACCGCATCCGCAAGCGGGGCCTGGAGTGCGATGGCCGGACCAACCTCTGTTGCAGGCAACAGTTCTTCATCGACTTCCGCCTCATCGGCTGGAACGACTGGATCATCGCGCCCACCGGCTACTATGGGAACTACTGTGAGGGCAGCTGCCCGGCCTACCTGGCAGGGGTCCCTGGCTCCGCCTCGTCCTTCCACACGGCCGTGGTGAACCAGTACCGCATGCGGGGCCTCAACCCTGGCACGGTGAACTCCTGCTGCATCCCCACTAAGCTGAGCACCATGTCCATGCTCTACTTCGACGACGAGTACAACATCGTCAAGCGGGACGTGCCCAACATGATCGTGGAGGAGTGCGGCTGCGCCTGA